A genomic stretch from Falsibacillus albus includes:
- a CDS encoding MATE family efflux transporter → MEQTFSTRQKMKQFFFILYPILITQLAMFSMNFFDTMMSGKYSSKDLAGVAIGSSLWVPVFTGLSGILLSITPIVAHLIGEKNKKKVPVSVVQGIYVAAAMAILVIAIGSMVIKPILSHMGLEKHVRSIAFHYLLALSLGMIPLFIYNVLRSYIDALGMTRVSMYITLLSLPINVVFNYLLIFGKFGIPAFGGAGAGYASAITYWLIMVIAAVIIHFRKPFAEYGIFARVIPVSLKKWKEIFKIGIPIGLSIFFETSIFSAVTLLMSDFSTTVIAAHQAALNFASFLYMIPLSISMGLTIVVGLEAGAKRYDDAKVYSWLGVGTAIFLAILCGVVLFVCRHSIGSIYSNDPKVISLIGNFLMYAVFFQLSDAIQAPVQGSLRGYKDVNITFVMALVSYWVIGLPSGWLLANHTGLGPYGYWLGLIIGLAAGAVTLSFRLIIMQNRLQTIKQIP, encoded by the coding sequence ATGGAGCAGACTTTCAGCACCAGACAAAAAATGAAACAGTTCTTTTTTATTCTATATCCGATCTTGATTACTCAATTGGCCATGTTTTCAATGAATTTCTTTGATACGATGATGTCCGGAAAGTACTCTTCAAAGGACCTGGCCGGAGTAGCGATTGGTTCATCCCTATGGGTCCCTGTTTTCACGGGATTAAGTGGAATCCTTCTTTCCATCACCCCTATTGTCGCCCATTTAATAGGGGAAAAAAATAAAAAGAAAGTCCCTGTTTCAGTCGTTCAGGGAATCTATGTAGCAGCCGCAATGGCGATCCTCGTCATTGCCATCGGCAGCATGGTCATCAAACCCATCCTTTCTCACATGGGCCTTGAAAAGCATGTCCGTTCCATCGCATTTCATTATCTGCTTGCATTATCGCTAGGGATGATCCCATTATTCATATATAACGTGCTGAGGTCATACATTGATGCCCTTGGTATGACAAGAGTGTCCATGTATATCACTCTTCTTTCTCTGCCCATCAATGTTGTCTTTAATTATTTGCTTATATTTGGAAAGTTCGGGATTCCGGCATTCGGAGGTGCAGGAGCAGGTTATGCATCAGCCATTACTTATTGGCTCATCATGGTGATTGCCGCCGTGATCATCCATTTTAGGAAACCATTTGCGGAGTATGGAATTTTCGCACGGGTCATTCCAGTCTCATTAAAAAAATGGAAGGAAATCTTTAAGATTGGAATTCCAATCGGACTCTCGATATTTTTTGAAACGAGCATTTTTTCTGCTGTAACCTTGCTGATGAGCGATTTTAGTACCACAGTCATCGCCGCGCATCAAGCAGCACTGAATTTTGCTTCATTTCTCTATATGATTCCTTTGAGCATTTCAATGGGCTTGACCATAGTTGTCGGTCTTGAAGCTGGAGCAAAACGATATGATGATGCGAAAGTTTATAGCTGGCTTGGTGTTGGGACAGCCATTTTTTTGGCTATTTTATGTGGTGTGGTTTTATTTGTATGCAGGCATTCCATTGGTTCAATTTACAGCAATGATCCCAAGGTTATATCTTTGATTGGAAATTTTTTGATGTATGCTGTTTTCTTTCAGCTTTCCGACGCAATCCAAGCACCTGTACAAGGCTCTTTAAGAGGGTACAAGGATGTGAACATCACGTTTGTCATGGCGCTAGTATCCTATTGGGTGATTGGTTTGCCAAGCGGATGGCTGCTGGCGAACCATACAGGATTAGGCCCCTACGGCTATTGGCTTGGCTTGATCATCGGACTGGCTGCGGGTGCGGTCACACTTTCCTTCAGGCTCATAATTATGCAAAATCGGCTTCAGACAATCAAGCAAATACCATAA
- a CDS encoding carotenoid biosynthesis protein has translation MKSREWIYRFFVLWYGAGVILVALDLLPPTLEWANSVFLILAGLISIFFAIEKFGKKMGLFLSLFIFAASMFAESLGVHTGFPFGHYSYEQDFGVRIMGVPATIGFAWIFIIFSGLSMFGWLLDKKSFTYRLLYMAASSISAVLIDMVIDPVAFNVKQYWIWKESGLYYGIPVQNFLGWFFVSFIIQTGISYAESSSMPDGALKLVWENRLKRVYAMVLLMFILTAVIAQLYAAAIVGAAGLILLRLIIGRSDRFDYTKEKFPV, from the coding sequence GTGAAAAGTCGTGAATGGATTTATCGATTTTTTGTTTTATGGTATGGGGCAGGTGTCATTTTAGTTGCATTGGATCTATTGCCGCCAACGCTCGAATGGGCGAATTCGGTCTTTTTGATTTTGGCAGGGCTCATCAGTATATTCTTTGCCATTGAAAAATTCGGAAAAAAAATGGGGCTATTTTTATCTTTATTCATTTTTGCCGCATCAATGTTTGCCGAATCACTTGGCGTCCACACCGGATTCCCATTCGGCCACTATTCATATGAACAGGATTTTGGGGTCCGCATTATGGGGGTGCCCGCAACCATTGGTTTCGCCTGGATTTTTATCATCTTTTCAGGCTTATCGATGTTTGGTTGGCTGCTTGATAAAAAATCCTTCACATATCGGCTTCTTTATATGGCAGCATCATCGATATCGGCAGTTTTGATAGACATGGTCATTGATCCCGTGGCCTTTAACGTGAAACAGTATTGGATTTGGAAGGAATCCGGGCTTTATTATGGAATTCCTGTGCAAAATTTTTTAGGTTGGTTCTTTGTTTCTTTCATTATCCAAACTGGTATCTCTTACGCAGAAAGCAGCTCCATGCCCGATGGAGCACTTAAGCTTGTATGGGAAAATCGTTTGAAAAGGGTGTATGCGATGGTCTTACTGATGTTCATCCTGACCGCAGTCATTGCGCAGCTTTATGCAGCTGCGATAGTTGGGGCGGCGGGATTGATCCTTTTACGGCTCATCATAGGGAGGTCGGATCGGTTTGATTACACCAAGGAAAAATTCCCGGTTTGA
- a CDS encoding lysophospholipid acyltransferase family protein, with product MITPRKNSRFEWLLKKFVHFQLKKHFYRIWLIDLRKKPSSLKGKMYLANHSSWWDGLIVFYLNQVVIKEDSYAMMSQEGMERFPFFRKIGAFSVNSKSPKAIHKSLKFAMALLEAGRSVWIFPQGEEEHLEKRPLSIKNGTPYIVKRVKNIDIIPVALYYTYRHDQRPELFIRIGSERSGERQMEREDIQKELTKELDVLKADVIDEKLVHFSCLLTGRTTISEKMEWLKGRSL from the coding sequence TTGATTACACCAAGGAAAAATTCCCGGTTTGAATGGTTATTGAAAAAATTTGTCCATTTTCAGCTGAAAAAGCATTTTTATCGGATTTGGCTTATCGATCTTCGAAAAAAACCATCTTCGCTGAAGGGGAAGATGTATCTTGCCAATCATTCATCCTGGTGGGATGGATTGATTGTGTTTTATTTGAATCAGGTCGTTATTAAAGAAGATAGCTATGCAATGATGAGTCAGGAGGGAATGGAGCGTTTTCCATTCTTTCGAAAAATCGGAGCGTTTTCAGTAAACTCGAAATCACCAAAAGCCATCCATAAATCACTGAAGTTTGCTATGGCGCTTTTAGAAGCCGGAAGAAGCGTGTGGATCTTTCCACAGGGGGAGGAAGAGCATTTGGAAAAAAGGCCGCTTTCTATTAAAAATGGAACCCCCTACATCGTTAAACGTGTAAAGAATATTGATATTATCCCCGTTGCCCTATATTATACTTACCGCCATGATCAGAGGCCGGAATTATTCATAAGGATTGGATCAGAACGGAGCGGGGAAAGGCAAATGGAGAGAGAGGATATACAGAAAGAGCTGACTAAGGAGTTGGATGTTTTGAAAGCTGATGTCATCGATGAAAAGTTGGTGCATTTTTCGTGCCTTTTGACTGGAAGGACGACCATCAGCGAAAAAATGGAATGGTTGAAAGGCAGGTCATTATGA
- a CDS encoding glycosyltransferase, which translates to MPFDWKDDHQRKNGMVERQVIMMIWYIGILTGFLFITLLNIVTMPKLNRMDESQELVSVLVPLRNEERNVAGLIESLKKISYKQIEIILMDDQSSDETHSLLHKSIEEDARFTVMKGKHLERGWIGKVHACQQLSKQAAGRYLLFLDADVRVEADIVQKSIFLLKKFDSNLLTGFARFPVSPFLAKLLVPMQHFFVFFHLPNVISNYTCKPSFTAAHGGFLFFERGAYDAIAGHASVKNSLLDDVHIARAMKKRGFKVTIANITESVTCHMYHSNREVWNGFLKNIYIGLGRSPSLVLFISLFYGIFYFLPLPLAFGGLVYGTWMWLVPLLLVSLQTICIDLAARQEKSHFLLITIAVPVFISLMFSSMLKSIKGQGYEWKGRIYK; encoded by the coding sequence GTGCCTTTTGACTGGAAGGACGACCATCAGCGAAAAAATGGAATGGTTGAAAGGCAGGTCATTATGATGATCTGGTACATTGGAATATTAACTGGATTTCTCTTCATCACGCTGTTAAATATCGTGACGATGCCGAAGCTGAACAGGATGGATGAAAGTCAGGAACTTGTTTCAGTGCTAGTGCCATTAAGAAACGAAGAACGTAATGTAGCCGGTCTGATTGAATCTCTAAAAAAAATATCATATAAACAAATTGAAATCATATTGATGGATGATCAGTCATCAGATGAAACCCATTCACTATTGCATAAGTCAATTGAAGAAGATGCGAGATTCACCGTTATGAAAGGAAAGCATCTGGAAAGGGGATGGATAGGAAAGGTTCATGCATGTCAACAGCTGTCAAAGCAAGCAGCTGGAAGGTACCTTTTATTCCTTGATGCCGATGTCAGGGTCGAGGCTGATATCGTACAGAAATCCATCTTTTTGCTCAAGAAATTTGATTCGAATTTATTGACTGGATTTGCTCGTTTTCCTGTTAGTCCTTTTTTAGCCAAGCTATTGGTGCCGATGCAGCATTTTTTTGTGTTTTTTCATTTACCGAACGTTATTTCCAATTATACATGCAAGCCGTCTTTCACGGCTGCACATGGGGGATTCCTCTTTTTTGAGAGAGGTGCATACGACGCCATCGCAGGACACGCTTCTGTAAAAAATTCGCTATTGGATGATGTCCATATTGCCAGAGCAATGAAAAAACGGGGGTTCAAGGTCACAATTGCAAACATCACTGAATCAGTGACCTGTCACATGTACCATTCCAATCGGGAAGTTTGGAACGGTTTTCTCAAAAATATTTATATTGGATTAGGAAGATCACCATCCTTGGTTCTCTTCATTTCATTGTTTTATGGGATATTTTATTTCCTTCCTCTCCCGCTGGCATTTGGAGGACTGGTTTATGGAACTTGGATGTGGCTTGTCCCGCTGTTATTGGTCAGCCTGCAAACCATATGCATCGATTTGGCCGCTAGGCAGGAAAAAAGCCATTTTTTACTCATCACGATTGCAGTTCCTGTTTTCATTTCATTGATGTTTTCTTCCATGCTAAAGAGTATAAAAGGGCAAGGGTATGAATGGAAAGGAAGGATATATAAGTGA
- a CDS encoding phytoene desaturase family protein, which yields MKRIVIIGAGLGGLSAGITLAAKGFEVMIFEQNDHAGGKMMPVRMKEFHFDFGPNTITMPEVFQNVLKEAGENPDEYFKFVKLETHTRNFFHDETVFDQSVDPEYMIEQLQTIDPFGARNYHLYLKEVERLFKLGNNAFFYRTFSSFKDYLSPSLAASFMRVRPFETMNHFHSRYFRHDHVLKVFNRYATYIGSSPYACPATFALIGHLEMNDGVYYTLGGNTQIAAGFLKAFKKLGGKIHFGTKIKEVIVEKQKVKGVILENDDEVLADIVISNGDFITSTMDLIPEGKRPSAPNEKLKKYDPSISAFVVLAGLKERAASLLHHQVYFAENYQKEFHEIFQKKQLPSDPTIYVSHSATSDPAVTKGSNLFILVNAPAKEMQNNEEIEAYKKKIYDKLEKSGVPIRKSLDCEMIFTPSTIQGKFSAYRGALYGISSHKSKDAFLRPYNASVDIHGLYYVGGTTHPGGGSPMVTISGLNVAATILKSYGL from the coding sequence GTGAAGAGAATTGTCATTATCGGCGCTGGACTTGGAGGATTATCGGCTGGAATAACCCTTGCTGCCAAAGGATTTGAAGTGATGATATTCGAACAAAATGATCATGCAGGCGGAAAAATGATGCCAGTGCGCATGAAAGAGTTTCATTTTGATTTCGGGCCGAATACTATCACCATGCCGGAAGTTTTTCAAAATGTCCTTAAAGAAGCAGGTGAAAATCCAGATGAATATTTCAAGTTCGTGAAATTAGAAACACACACCCGGAATTTTTTTCACGATGAGACGGTCTTTGATCAATCCGTTGATCCCGAATATATGATTGAGCAGCTGCAAACCATAGACCCTTTCGGAGCCAGGAATTATCATCTTTATTTAAAGGAAGTCGAAAGGTTATTTAAATTGGGGAATAACGCCTTCTTTTATCGGACTTTTTCATCCTTCAAAGACTATTTATCCCCATCATTAGCGGCTTCATTTATGAGAGTCAGACCCTTTGAGACAATGAATCATTTCCACTCGCGTTATTTCCGGCACGATCATGTGCTAAAGGTTTTTAATAGGTACGCAACGTACATTGGATCTTCCCCATATGCCTGTCCCGCCACTTTTGCTTTAATCGGCCATCTGGAAATGAATGATGGTGTTTATTATACGTTGGGAGGAAACACACAAATCGCTGCTGGCTTCTTGAAAGCGTTCAAAAAATTGGGAGGGAAAATCCATTTTGGGACAAAAATTAAAGAAGTAATCGTGGAGAAGCAAAAGGTGAAAGGAGTCATTTTGGAGAATGATGATGAAGTACTTGCAGATATCGTTATTTCCAATGGTGATTTCATCACTTCTACCATGGATTTGATACCTGAGGGAAAACGTCCGTCGGCACCAAACGAAAAATTGAAAAAATACGATCCTTCCATTTCTGCTTTTGTTGTGCTGGCCGGGTTAAAAGAAAGAGCAGCCTCATTGCTGCATCATCAAGTATACTTTGCTGAGAACTATCAAAAAGAATTTCATGAAATATTTCAAAAGAAGCAATTGCCTTCAGACCCCACCATCTATGTCAGCCACTCGGCAACATCGGATCCTGCTGTTACAAAGGGAAGCAACTTGTTTATTTTGGTGAATGCGCCTGCCAAAGAAATGCAAAACAATGAAGAGATTGAAGCATATAAAAAGAAAATCTATGATAAGCTGGAAAAGTCAGGAGTGCCCATACGAAAATCGCTGGATTGTGAAATGATTTTTACTCCTTCCACCATTCAAGGCAAATTTTCTGCCTATCGCGGGGCATTGTATGGAATCTCTTCTCATAAAAGTAAAGATGCTTTTTTAAGGCCATATAATGCATCTGTTGATATTCATGGGCTTTATTACGTCGGAGGTACGACACACCCAGGAGGAGGGTCTCCCATGGTGACCATCAGCGGACTAAATGTGGCTGCAACTATCTTGAAATCTTACGGTTTGTAA
- a CDS encoding undecaprenyldiphospho-muramoylpentapeptide beta-N-acetylglucosaminyltransferase: MIISKENKHFMFTGGGSAGHVSVNTALIPYFQQKGWKTSYIGSKEGIEKEIILERFSNVPYFSISSGKLRRYFSWKNVKDPFLVAKGILEAYRILQKNKPAAVFSKGGFVTVPVAIAAKLRGVPLIIHESDLTPGLANKIAAPFASSIFTTFPETAKLLPGDKTTHCGAIVRKELFNGNPDKGYRLCQFEKHKDVLLVMGGSLGAKRINDAVRSALPSLLPSFNIIHLCGKGNIDRTFTQKGYVQFEFVNKELPDLLAITSLVVSRAGSNSIFEFLALKKPMLLIPLSRKASRGDQIENAQSFVRQGFAQMMEEEDLTVDKFISCMKSIQVHKEKIIEKMGGLNVPSVEDMYEQIIRSAQK, translated from the coding sequence ATGATCATATCAAAAGAAAACAAGCATTTTATGTTTACCGGGGGAGGATCTGCCGGCCACGTAAGTGTGAACACAGCCCTCATTCCATATTTTCAGCAAAAAGGATGGAAAACCTCATATATAGGATCGAAGGAAGGAATAGAAAAAGAAATCATTTTAGAGAGATTTTCAAATGTACCGTATTTTTCTATATCGAGCGGTAAGCTTCGAAGGTATTTTTCTTGGAAAAATGTTAAAGATCCCTTCCTGGTGGCAAAGGGGATTTTGGAGGCATACCGAATCCTTCAAAAGAATAAGCCTGCGGCCGTCTTTTCTAAAGGGGGGTTCGTTACGGTGCCGGTTGCCATTGCAGCCAAGCTAAGAGGGGTTCCCCTTATCATCCATGAATCCGATTTGACTCCAGGATTGGCCAATAAAATCGCAGCCCCTTTTGCCTCAAGCATATTTACTACATTTCCAGAGACAGCCAAGCTGCTGCCCGGCGACAAGACGACCCATTGCGGGGCAATCGTCAGGAAAGAACTATTCAATGGAAACCCAGATAAAGGATATCGCCTATGTCAATTTGAAAAACATAAGGATGTTTTACTGGTGATGGGAGGGAGCCTGGGAGCAAAACGGATCAACGATGCCGTCAGGAGCGCTCTTCCATCCTTATTGCCCTCATTTAATATCATTCATTTATGCGGAAAAGGCAATATTGACCGTACATTCACGCAAAAAGGGTATGTACAGTTTGAATTTGTCAATAAGGAGCTGCCGGATTTACTGGCAATTACAAGCTTGGTTGTTTCACGTGCAGGCTCTAATTCCATTTTTGAATTTCTTGCTTTGAAAAAGCCGATGCTCTTAATTCCTTTGTCTCGAAAGGCAAGCAGGGGAGATCAGATTGAAAATGCCCAATCATTTGTTCGTCAGGGCTTTGCACAAATGATGGAAGAAGAGGATCTCACGGTGGATAAATTCATTTCCTGCATGAAATCCATCCAGGTCCATAAAGAAAAAATAATTGAAAAGATGGGGGGACTAAATGTTCCTTCCGTTGAAGATATGTATGAGCAAATTATTCGATCTGCCCAAAAGTGA
- a CDS encoding YflJ family protein, whose translation MAYRYSKGWFIQQLKSVGVTRHPIERRKLELYKTYIVRNLYEEKFALKEKKDL comes from the coding sequence ATGGCTTATCGGTACTCAAAAGGGTGGTTCATCCAACAATTGAAATCGGTTGGGGTAACAAGACATCCGATTGAAAGGCGAAAACTGGAGCTGTACAAAACATATATTGTAAGGAATCTATATGAAGAAAAATTCGCATTAAAAGAAAAAAAAGACCTTTGA
- a CDS encoding GNAT family N-acetyltransferase: MLKKREICGQECHILFELMTHPDVFPFVRHKAYSYDEFVFLTKQTIEAEDQGELISRTILDEWGNPIGTINLFDIQDGAGFLGTWIGKPFHGKGYNNIAKDEFFKELFFETDIQTIFMRIRKVNGRSRKAAEKLPYVINANETRRSVYEQLNAVEEVYDLYEIPKDLFTLYIMRQQEEQEQAMEA, from the coding sequence ATGCTTAAAAAGCGAGAGATATGCGGACAAGAATGTCACATTTTGTTTGAGTTGATGACGCACCCTGATGTTTTCCCTTTTGTTCGCCATAAAGCATATTCCTATGATGAATTTGTCTTCTTGACAAAGCAAACAATCGAAGCTGAAGACCAAGGAGAATTAATTTCAAGGACGATCCTGGACGAGTGGGGAAATCCCATCGGAACTATCAACCTGTTCGATATCCAGGATGGTGCAGGATTTCTGGGAACATGGATCGGGAAACCGTTCCACGGGAAAGGATACAACAACATTGCTAAGGATGAATTTTTCAAAGAGCTTTTCTTCGAAACTGATATCCAGACCATTTTCATGCGTATCCGTAAAGTCAATGGACGCTCAAGGAAAGCAGCTGAAAAACTGCCATATGTCATCAATGCCAACGAAACGAGAAGATCTGTCTACGAGCAGTTGAATGCTGTTGAAGAAGTCTATGATCTTTATGAAATTCCTAAAGACCTATTCACCCTTTACATCATGCGGCAGCAAGAAGAACAGGAACAGGCGATGGAAGCTTGA
- a CDS encoding amidohydrolase: protein MNKLLLKNAFILPITSSPIEKGDIYIENGKIEQIGADLQIHENIQTIDCSGKYLLPGFIDVHTHLGLYDEGTGWAGNDANETVEPLTPHIRAIDGVYPLDPGFQDAIRYGITAVNVMPGSANVIGGTTSVIKTHGKNIQKMLVKDRAGLKIALGENPKRIHSNGNNDSITRMGIMGMLREAFYRAKYCDNPEDLRVAPIVSALKKEIPVRIHAHRADDILSAIRFAQEFNLDFRIEHCTEGHLIADELMDLGLKVSVGPTFTRRSKVELKNKSWITYQELAKRGVEVSITTDHPYTPVQYLNVCASIAVREGLSEQKALEGITILPARNLGLGDQIGSIEKGKDGDVVLWSGHPFHFMSKPVMTVVNGEIVFQQN, encoded by the coding sequence ATGAATAAGCTGCTTTTAAAAAATGCCTTTATACTTCCCATCACTTCCTCCCCAATCGAAAAGGGTGATATTTATATCGAAAACGGCAAGATAGAACAAATCGGTGCAGACCTGCAGATCCATGAAAACATCCAAACAATCGACTGCAGCGGAAAATATTTATTGCCGGGCTTTATTGATGTACACACGCATTTGGGCCTATATGATGAAGGTACAGGATGGGCCGGGAATGATGCCAATGAAACAGTGGAGCCATTGACGCCACATATCCGCGCCATTGACGGGGTCTATCCATTGGATCCGGGATTTCAGGATGCCATCCGTTATGGCATTACTGCAGTTAATGTGATGCCTGGTAGTGCGAATGTCATTGGAGGGACCACCTCGGTCATCAAGACACACGGGAAAAACATCCAAAAGATGCTTGTCAAGGATCGGGCCGGCTTAAAAATTGCCCTCGGCGAAAACCCAAAGCGCATCCATAGCAATGGAAACAATGACTCGATAACCCGGATGGGCATCATGGGAATGCTTAGAGAAGCTTTTTATAGGGCCAAATACTGCGACAACCCTGAGGATTTAAGAGTCGCTCCCATCGTAAGTGCATTAAAAAAGGAAATTCCTGTGAGGATCCACGCACATCGGGCAGACGATATTTTATCTGCCATCAGATTCGCTCAAGAGTTCAATTTGGATTTTCGTATTGAGCATTGCACCGAAGGTCACCTAATTGCGGATGAATTAATGGATCTGGGGTTGAAAGTGAGCGTAGGTCCAACATTCACTCGAAGATCAAAGGTCGAGTTAAAGAACAAGAGCTGGATTACCTATCAGGAACTAGCCAAAAGAGGTGTAGAGGTATCCATCACCACCGATCACCCCTACACCCCTGTTCAATACTTAAATGTATGTGCTTCTATTGCTGTGCGGGAGGGACTTTCAGAACAAAAAGCACTGGAAGGGATAACGATTCTGCCTGCCAGAAACCTAGGTTTGGGAGATCAGATCGGCAGCATCGAGAAAGGGAAGGACGGAGATGTCGTATTGTGGAGCGGGCATCCATTTCACTTCATGTCAAAGCCCGTCATGACTGTGGTAAATGGGGAAATTGTCTTTCAACAAAACTAG
- a CDS encoding undecaprenyl-diphosphate phosphatase, with product MSNFAALILGLIQGLTEFLPISSTGHLYLGRHLFGLDEAGLFLDTMLHIGTLLAVVVVYKEVLKKMLFNPFGKLTLIMIVGTIPAVIIGLLFEDFFEKISQTGSTIGWEFLVTGLMLWMADGVKHGEKSLEDISYMDALIIGSFQAAAIFPALSRSGLTIAAGLFRKLNRETAAYFSFLLSIPAIAGGIVFQGKELFAGHVESVTMTSLLVGTISASLFGYVAIVAMINFLKKRSLKVFSYYVWILGISIIILQSLDKF from the coding sequence ATGTCAAATTTCGCTGCATTGATTTTAGGTCTGATTCAGGGGCTAACCGAATTCCTGCCTATTTCCAGCACCGGCCATCTGTATTTGGGCCGCCATCTATTCGGTTTGGATGAAGCAGGTTTATTCCTGGATACGATGCTTCATATCGGCACCCTATTAGCCGTAGTAGTCGTGTATAAAGAAGTATTGAAAAAAATGCTATTTAACCCATTCGGTAAATTGACGTTGATCATGATCGTCGGCACCATTCCTGCAGTGATTATCGGGCTTTTATTCGAAGATTTTTTTGAGAAAATCTCTCAAACAGGTTCGACAATCGGATGGGAGTTCCTAGTGACTGGCCTCATGCTTTGGATGGCTGACGGCGTGAAACATGGTGAAAAATCATTAGAGGATATTTCCTATATGGACGCTCTTATCATCGGCAGCTTTCAAGCCGCCGCTATATTCCCAGCCTTGTCCCGTTCCGGCTTGACGATTGCAGCCGGGCTCTTCAGGAAATTAAATCGCGAAACAGCTGCTTATTTCTCCTTCCTGCTTTCCATTCCTGCAATCGCAGGGGGAATTGTTTTTCAAGGAAAAGAGCTCTTTGCCGGACATGTCGAGTCTGTTACGATGACAAGCCTGCTTGTCGGAACCATTTCAGCATCCCTATTTGGCTATGTTGCCATTGTTGCCATGATCAATTTTTTAAAGAAACGATCGTTAAAAGTGTTTTCCTATTATGTCTGGATCCTCGGCATTTCCATCATCATCTTGCAGAGTCTGGATAAATTTTAA
- a CDS encoding DUF4870 domain-containing protein, translated as MAPKEDRLLAAGIYVLSFFTVFIGPLVIWLLKKDDSPFVDYHGKEYFNFLISYAIYSIVSSILVLILIGILLLWVLGIMAFIFTIIAAVRAYEGQEYRIPFVIRFIK; from the coding sequence ATGGCACCGAAAGAAGACCGATTATTGGCAGCAGGGATATATGTGTTAAGCTTTTTTACTGTGTTTATAGGGCCGCTTGTCATTTGGCTGCTAAAAAAAGATGATTCCCCTTTTGTGGATTATCATGGAAAGGAATACTTTAATTTTTTAATATCGTATGCGATATATTCCATCGTCAGTTCGATTCTCGTATTAATCTTAATTGGCATACTACTGCTTTGGGTATTGGGGATCATGGCATTCATCTTTACAATCATTGCGGCGGTCAGGGCTTATGAAGGACAGGAATATCGAATTCCATTTGTCATAAGGTTCATCAAATAA
- a CDS encoding patatin-like phospholipase family protein has product MDIGLVLEGGGMRGVYTAGVLECFLENDIEFPYVIGVSAGACNAASYLSKQKGRNKKVNIGFVKDPRYISWRNYLMKRELFGMDYIFDEIPNRLVPFDYEAFHQNKAEFVIGTTDCMSGEPVYLHKKDYERNVLMAIRASSSLPFVANEIQFKGRLLLDGGISDPVPLRKAQEDGYSKNIVILTRNMGYLKKRSRFTFLVKKKYPQYSGLFKAMSERYKKYNEIMVHLAEEEKKGNVLIIRPLEPLKVSRVERNPLKLEELYNQGFNDAQLQLERIKKFQNHSESIPS; this is encoded by the coding sequence ATGGATATTGGCCTCGTTTTGGAAGGCGGAGGAATGAGAGGCGTTTACACAGCGGGTGTTTTGGAATGCTTTCTGGAAAATGATATCGAATTTCCATATGTAATCGGGGTGTCGGCTGGCGCCTGCAATGCAGCCTCCTACTTATCCAAACAAAAAGGTCGTAACAAAAAAGTGAATATTGGATTCGTGAAAGATCCAAGATACATTTCGTGGAGAAACTACCTGATGAAACGCGAGCTTTTCGGAATGGATTATATATTTGATGAAATTCCCAATAGGCTGGTCCCATTCGACTATGAAGCGTTCCATCAAAATAAAGCTGAATTTGTCATCGGGACTACAGATTGCATGAGCGGAGAACCGGTGTATTTACATAAAAAGGATTATGAAAGGAACGTACTCATGGCCATTCGTGCTTCAAGTTCCCTGCCTTTTGTCGCCAATGAGATACAGTTCAAAGGGAGGTTGCTCCTCGATGGAGGGATCAGTGATCCAGTACCATTGAGAAAAGCGCAAGAGGATGGATATTCGAAGAACATCGTCATTTTGACAAGAAATATGGGATATTTGAAAAAACGTTCCAGATTCACTTTCCTTGTTAAAAAGAAATATCCTCAGTACAGTGGATTATTTAAGGCAATGTCGGAAAGGTATAAAAAATATAACGAAATAATGGTACATCTTGCCGAAGAAGAAAAGAAAGGGAATGTCTTGATCATCCGTCCTTTGGAGCCGTTGAAGGTAAGCAGAGTCGAGCGGAATCCTTTAAAGCTGGAAGAGCTTTACAATCAAGGGTTCAATGACGCACAGCTCCAGCTGGAACGGATCAAAAAGTTTCAAAATCACTCAGAGTCAATCCCATCTTAG